GGAGATAGGGGACTGTTGTGGGTATAGGGTTATACGGGAGCTACGGGGGGGAGGGGTACAGGGTGATATGGGGCTGTAGTGGGCTGTGGGGATCCACCTAGGGAGATATGGGGATATAGGTAGCTGTGAGGGGAATATAGGGGGATATGGAGCTGTGGGGGCAATACAGGGGAGTGTAGGGACTATGGGGGGGATGTAGGGCTGACGTGGGGCTGtaaggggctgggggggctgtaGGTTTTCAGGCTAGAGGGGGGATAtagggagctgtggggctgtaggGGGCTATGAGGGGAGCTATACGGTTCTATGGGGGGGCTGTAGGGAGGCTGTGTGTAGACTACAGGAGGGTTATAGGAGGATATAGGGCAGTAGGGGCCTGGGGGGAGGATGTAGGAATATATGGGGCAATAGTGGGgttatagggggatatggggttatagGGGGTTGTGGTGGGTGGTGGGAGGGTATAGGGTGATAGCAGGGTGGAGGGAGCTATAGATAGGGATGTTGTACTATCAGGGGTTGTGGGGAGGCTGTGGAGGACTGtagaggggctgtggggagcttTTGGGGGATATAGGGAGATATGGCGCTATAGGGGCTGTATGGGGGATATGGTTTTATAAGGGGCTGCGTGGGGCCATAGGGTGATACGGGGCTTTAGGGTGGGCTATAAGGGGATGTGGAGCTAAAAGGCTCTGCCTTCCTGTCCCCCTTCGTTTCCCGCCAGCTGTGGGTTGCTCTTAGGGTTGGCATTAGTGTGGCAATGAGGAGCAGAATGCAAACACCTCCAAACACGTTGTTACTCCACAGAGATCCGCACAGTGACGCTGTGCTGCCAACAGCACTTCTCAACACCAAACCCCgaaacacagagcagctgcaacACAGCTTTAACTAATAACTAATAACtacttttatttcagctctACATGTAACACTACAACAAACGTGACAGACGAAGACCCATCCCTGTGGAGCGGCACTACTCCCTCCACGTTCTCCAGAACCATCGGCGCAACCTGGGCCTGGTGGGCGGCACATCTTCCAGCACGCTGAGGATCAGCAGTGTCTGCAGCACCAGACAGCGCACGGCCGGCTCGCTGTCCTCCTTGGCGCCCTCCAGGGCTGCAATGGAGCGGTGCTGTGTCACCACGTGGGCCCCACACGGCACTTCCCGGGGcacggggcagcggggggggaTGGCTCACCTTTACGGATGTCCGACATCTTCTCCCGGTTCTCATTCCTCAGCTTTCGCCCTAGCAGCCCTGCGCACATGGCTGCTGTCAGCGCTCACCCGTCCCCGCGGTGCCCAGGGACCTCACAGCATCCCAGGGACCCCCACGGTGCTCCAAGGACCTCCAAAAACCCCATACTACCCTAATAGTGTCCCCATCATCCCCAGCAACCCTTCAGTGTCTCAGGGACCCTATGGTGCCCCAGTGACCCCTGTGGTGCCCAGCTGCCCCCAAGGACCCCAGTGACCCCCTGAGACCCAACACAATGCTTCAGTgaaccccatagtgccccagtAATCCCAGTGTTGCCCTAATAACTCCCAAGAACCCCACCATTTCCCCAgtgaccccccaggacccccgCTGCGCACCGACCCCACAGCATTCAGCTGGAGGGATGGGGACCCACTGGGGATGGGACTCACCGAGGAAGCGCACGGCTGTGTCCCTCACGGGCAcctgggggctgtgcaggtgcaGCACCGTGTCCTTCAGGTACTGCTCCGCATCTCTGCCCCTCttctgaagctgcagagagcatgGTGGGGGTGGCACCCGCAGAATGGCTCCCCGACCCCCCTTCTGCAGGGGAGCAAGGGGGGTCCGGAGGGGTTGAAGGGTGGGGGTCCTTACCAGACAGTCAGCAATCATCCAGACCTCCGCCGCGCTGGCCAAGCGTTGCAGTTGCTGCCAGCCCAGGAGCTTGGCGGCGTGGATCAgagctttctgagcagcctgggggGCAGTGACACGGGGGGGTGTTGGTGGGAGATCCTGGGGGAACCTCCATCCCAAACCTGGGTCAGCACCATAGCCGATCCCATCCCACAGGTTCTGGGGAAACGGggtgggggatgtgggagggTTTTCCTAACCTTAATGACTGTGTGGGTGGGTGTAGTGGAGGGGGGAACTGGGAGGACTGTATGGGTGGATATGAGGTGGGGATCTGGTATCTAGGAGGACTGTACAcgtgggcacagggcagggagtAGTTGCTGGTCACACCGGATAACCTCACGACCCCGTGACCCCACAAGCTGCCCCCACCTGCGCCACGTTGGGGATGTCCTCATTCATGTGGATGAAGAGTGGCAGCAGACTCCTCTccgcctgcagcagcagccgctTCCTGCctggtgcctccagcagcagcgcaAAGAGCTCCATGGAGCGCCAGCGCACTTCTGCGTTGTCCTGGGAGGAAACACACACGGGGtagtgctgagctctgtgcacGGTGCGGGGGCTGCTTGAATGCTCCCCGCTGCCCCGCGTCCCTCACCTCATTGaagcaggacagcagctgcACGGCCAGCTGGCTGAGCACACCTCGGATGCTGGCGGGGTGCTGTGCTGCAATGTCCTGCAGCAGATGTATGGCCTGCAGTTTGATGTCAGCCCGCatgtcctgcagccacagcagcgcGTCGggtagcagcagctgcatcCTCCCAGCATAAAGGTTCCTCAGCCCGCGCAGCGCCAGCTCTCTGCTCTTGGGCTGTTTGCTGCGGATGTATTTCCTGAAGATCTTCTGGGGGCAGGTGTCATCCTCGTGGTGCCCctggcagctccacagctgcaATGAGTGGCGGTCAGTGGGCGGGAGGGGGCCCATCCTCCCAAGGAGACCCCCCCACACCGTCTCCACACCCACCTCAAAGTAGAACGCCATGGCGGGGACCTCCCTCCACTGCAGCTGGTGGTACTGCAGCAGATTCTGCAGGTGTCTGAAGATGGGTCTGCACTGATCCCGGCAGTTCTTCAGCATCACCCTGCggggcagggggagggctgAAGCCGGGCTGGGGGGCTGACCCCACTGGGTCTGGGCTGGAGTAGGGGGACCGGAACAGCCCATGCCGCCCCACAGTGTGCTCTTCCATCTGCCCACCGTGCCTCAGCACCCCCTGAGCACTCTCCTTGTTCCCTACTTATTTCAGGAGCGCTGCACTTGGGGCACCGTGTAGGGCAGTGTGTGGGGCAGTGCATGGGGCAGAGCATGGAAGGGGTTGGGGCCGTACTTGGCAAGGGAGTGTAGGCCATTTTGCCACGTGGCAGTGCCCTGCAGCCGCGCCCACAGGTTGTGGGTGTCCATGGAGAACGCCAGGTTGTCCATCTCGGCGCACAGTAGCAAACTGTGGGCCGTCTCCACCACCGTCCTGCATGGAAACGGGGCAGCATTGGGTCAGCACAGGGTCGGGGGTCAGAGGTCAGTGAGGGGCCAGGGCACAGTGCAGAGTCAGGGTTCAATTAGAAGTCATCATGCGGTCAGGAGTCAGTGTGGGGTCAGGAGTCAGCAGGGGCACAAAGGTCAGCGTGGGGTCAGGGGTCAGTGTGGGTGGTGCCGCGGGGTCAGAGCGGGCACTGCGGTGTTACCTGATGGCAGAGGTGGGCGCAGATGGGCGGAATGGGTCCTCCGTGATGGCGGTGATCTCCAGCGGAGCTAGCGGCCCGGCGGACACCAGCTGGATGATGAGCACCACAAAGAGCTCCGGGAAAACCAGTCGCACCTGTGGGCCGTACTCCAGGTACTGCAGGAGCTTATGCAGTGCCGTGGCCGCCTGCGGAAAGCACCCGGACAGcactcagcactgagctgctctcctgggtttgggggggtgggggggagagtGTTCCCAGAGGATCTCCAAACTCACGGCCGTGTGAAGGACGCCGACCTCGGTCTTCTGGCCCAGCGGCACGGTCTCCAGCTGATGCAGCAGCGCCTGCACCATCTTTGGCACCGCATCCACCGAGGACAGCGCcaactcccacagctcccataTGTCCCTGCGGcacagagctgtcctcagcGGGAGCCCCTCTCTGAGTGGGGTGGGAGTCCTTCTGTATATGGGGTGGGTGTTGTTCTATGTGTGGGGTGAGGGTCCCTCTGCACCACAGGTGAAGGTCCCATGGGGGGTGGTCTCCCTCTCCGTGTGGAGTGGGGGCCTCTCTCcgtgtggggtgggggtccctaTCCACGTGGGGTGGAGGTCCCTGTccttggggggtgggggtccccgTCTGCGGGGGGCGGGGGCAGCGCACTTGTCGCAGGTGGGGGAGCAGCGCAGCAGGCTGAGTGTCACTGCGCGAGGGTTGGCGGCAGCTAGCGAGGCGAAGCTGCTGCGGATGGTCCTCAGTGCCTGCTCCTCTGTGATCAGCTTCCTGCTCCTGTGGATGGCCGTCACAATGCGCTGCACCTGGAAGGGTTGCAGGGACAGCAGAACTTCACTCCAGGCGTCCCCAGGAGGGACCAAGCGCCCTGAAGTCTCAAATCAGACCGATGCCGTGCAGgacaacccaacccaacacagccTTCCTGCACCCAACCCAACCCCGTTCTAACCGTCAGgacccaacccaacccaaccccacccccacctcccatGGGCTCAGCCCCCTGGCAAGCAGCTCCCAGTTTCTCACATCATTGGGCATAGGGTTGAAGTCAACCGTCAGGATGGCCATCAAGGTGGAAGCCACCTGGGTGTTGTAGTTGCTGCAGTCCCTCATGCCCTGCAGCGCCAGGAGGATGAGATCGGTCTTCTCTGAAGAGTGGAAGTACTTCTCAAAGCGCTGGGGAGGAATGAACGCAGAGGGGGGGAAGGATGTCAGCCatgctccccccaccccctgcgCCCATGAGTCCTGGCGCGACAATCCCTCCTCACCAGCAAAATGACCGTGGTGTTGGTGGTCCAGGTGAGGGAGAACTCGTGGTCGGCTTCCCACTGCTCCAGTTTCCCCCGCTCGTCCGGCTGCCCTTCCCAGCCTGGAAAGGAGAGCAAGGCGCAGGTGCGTGAGCAgtggctgccctgcagggagctggacaGCTGCCCCGACCCCAAGCACGGGGCCGTGCGGCAAAGCTCCCCAACACCATGGGGTTCTTCACTGCTCTGAGCGGCAGCTGAAGCAGAGGTCAGCAGCCGTTGCCTTACGGCTTCTCCACAGGACAAATCTGTAGAGGTGACGGAGAGCGCTCAAAGCACAGCGGCATGTTTTGTCCTCCTGGACAAAAGCGCAGCACAGGATGAGGCATCCCAccagctgccccagcacggGCAGGCGGAGCTCGTCATAGCTGGCAGATGGGGATTGTTCCGAGGAGTGACGGGGCTGTACGTGGAGAGCAGAAAGTTGAGCGCACCCCCGGAGTGGGCAGAGCGTGGAAAAGGAGAGACAAAGACTCCACATTATGGGGGTCGTGCCCTTACCTTCTCCTGGCAGTAATGTGCCAGCGAATGGGTCAGCTTCCAGATGcgccccactgccctctggcGCACGGTCGAGCTCTGCAAGGAggtg
Above is a window of Gallus gallus isolate bGalGal1 chromosome 34, bGalGal1.mat.broiler.GRCg7b, whole genome shotgun sequence DNA encoding:
- the LOC121108060 gene encoding uncharacterized protein LOC121108060 isoform X1, whose protein sequence is MELFALLLEAPGRKRLLLQAERSLLPLFIHMNEDIPNVAQAAQKALIHAAKLLGWQQLQRLASAAEVWMIADCLVRTPTLQPLRTPLAPLQKGGRGAILRVPPPPCSLQLQKRGRDAEQYLKDTVLHLHSPQVPVRDTAVRFLGLLGRKLRNENREKMSDIRKALEGAKEDSEPAVRCLVLQTLLILSVLEDVPPTRPRLRRWFWRTWRE
- the LOC121108060 gene encoding maestro heat-like repeat-containing protein family member 2A isoform X2 yields the protein MELFALLLEAPGRKRLLLQAERSLLPLFIHMNEDIPNVAQAAQKALIHAAKLLGWQQLQRLASAAEVWMIADCLLQKRGRDAEQYLKDTVLHLHSPQVPVRDTAVRFLGLLGRKLRNENREKMSDIRKALEGAKEDSEPAVRCLVLQTLLILSVLEDVPPTRPRLRRWFWRTWRE
- the LOC121108105 gene encoding uncharacterized protein LOC121108105; the encoded protein is MVQALLHQLETVPLGQKTEVGVLHTAAATALHKLLQYLEYGPQVRLVFPELFVVLIIQLVSAGPLAPLEITAITEDPFRPSAPTSAIRTVVETAHSLLLCAEMDNLAFSMDTHNLWARLQGTATWQNGLHSLAKVMLKNCRDQCRPIFRHLQNLLQYHQLQWREVPAMAFYFEVGVETLWSCQGHHEDDTCPQKIFRKYIRSKQPKSRELALRGLRNLYAGRMQLLLPDALLWLQDMRADIKLCCPASMR